The following proteins are co-located in the Urocitellus parryii isolate mUroPar1 chromosome 15, mUroPar1.hap1, whole genome shotgun sequence genome:
- the Tsnaxip1 gene encoding translin-associated factor X-interacting protein 1 — translation MGGHLSPWPTYTSGQTILQNRKPCSDDSWKQVGSLKQYPMSTAKPRYLEQLENYLRKELLLLDLGKDSTQELRLQPYREIFEFFIEDFKTYKPLLSSIKNAYELMLAHQREKIRALEPLKAKLVTLNEDCNERIMAMRAEERYEISMLKKEKMNLLKLIDKKNEEKISLQTEVSKLRKNLAEEYLHYLSERDARKILIGDLNELRYQREDMSLAQSPGVWGEDPVKLTLALKMTRQDLTRTQMELNTMKANFGDVVPRRDFEMQEKINKDLQEQLDSLRADYEEVCKEHDSLLQMHMSTLKERDQFFSELQEIQRTSTPRPNWTKCEDVVAGGQERWHMLAADKNSDQLVDVLLEEIGEGLLREKDSFPGLGYGETIPTFLRFDGPVENKKPSKKEVVNILKDAWKERLAQEQKEKFPDFFFNFLERRFGPSDAIAWAYTIFENIKLFHTNEVMSQFYAVLMGKRTESVYINQKETVAQLQKEMTNADSQKVGLLSMEQFSNILKSTFPLKKEEQVQELMEAGGWHPNSNSSDLFNYRSLFMENEEGQSDPFVQKLWQQYVIEKDEYLRELKQELGLELHNEVTLSKMRRALMNIDPSLDKQTLSTYLSQAFQLPISELPEEGNEAEEGTKLCLRLVLEQLQVADVKRIGPRDIEPTS, via the exons ATGGGTGGCCACCTGTCCCCATGGCCCACATACACCAGTGGTCAGACTATTCTGCAAAATCGAAAACCCTGTTCAGATGACTCCTGGAAGCAAGTCGG TAGCTTGAAGCAGTATCCCATGAGCACTGCCAAGCCAAGATACCTGGAGCAACTAGAGAACTACCTACGCAAGGAGCTCCTTCTGTTGGACTTGGGCAAGGATTCTACCCAGGAACTGAGACTGCAG cctTACAGAGAGATCTTTGAGTTCTTCATAGAGGATTTCAAAACATATAAACCATTACTATCCTCCATCAAGAATGCATATGAGCTGATGCTGG CCCACCAAAGGGAGAAGATTCGTGCCCTGGAGCCACTGAAGGCCAAGCTTGTCACTCTGAACGAGGATTGCAATGAAAGAATCATGGCTATGAGGGCTGAGGAGAGGTATGAAATCTCCATGCTCAAGAAAGAGAAGATGAATTTGTTAAAACTCATTgacaaaaagaatgaagagaagatCTCATTGCAGACAGAG GTGTCCAAACTGAGGAAGAACTTGGCTGAGGAGTACCTGCACTACCTCAGTGAGCGAGATGCCCGCAAGATCCTCATTGGAGATCTGAATGAGCTTCGGTACCAGCGGGAGGACATGTCACTAGCCCAGTCCCCAG GCGTCTGGGGGGAGGACCCCGTAAAGCTAACCCTGGCTCTGAAGATGACCCGGCAAGATCTGACCCGCACACAGATGGAACTCAACACCATGAAGGCCAACTTTGGAGATGTGGTACCCAGGAGAGACTTTGAAATGCAGGAAAAGATTAACAAGGATCTTCAAGAGCAG CTGGACAGTCTGCGAGCTGATTATGAAGAGGTCTGCAAGGAGCATGATTCACTGCTACAGATGCACATGAGCACACTGAAGGAACGAGACCAGTTCTTTTCTGAGCTGCAGGAGATCCAGCGAACATCCACACCACGACCTAACTGGACCAAGTGTGAAG ATGTGGTGGCTGGAGGCCAAGAACGCTGGCATATGCTGGCAGCAGACAAGAACAGTGACCAGCTGGTTGATGTGCTATTGGAGGAGATTGGTGAAGGCCTGCTCCGGGAGAAAGACTCCTTTCCTGGTCTG GGTTATGGGGAAACCATCCCCACTTTCCTTCGGTTTGATGGCCCTGTGGAGAACAAGAAACCAAGCAAGAAGGAAGTGGTAAACATCCTTAAGGATGCCTGGAAGGAACGTCTGGCACAGGAACAG AAAGAAAAGTTTCCagatttcttcttcaatttcttggaGCGTCGCTTTGGGCCCAGTGATGCCATAGCCTGGGCTTATACCATTTTTGAGAATATCAAGCTCTTCCACACCAATGAAGTCATGAGTCAATTCTATGCAGTTCTAATGGGAAAG AGGACAGAGAGTGTGTATATCAACCAGAAGGAAACAGTAGCCCAGCTGCAAAAAGAGATGACCAATGCTGACAGTCAGAAAGTGGGGCTACTAAGCATGGAGCAGTTCAG CAACATCCTTAAGAGCACTTTCCCCCTCAAGAAGGAAGAGCAAGTTCAGGAGCTGATGGAGGCAGGGGGCTGGCATCCCAACAGCAACAGTTCAGACTTGTTCAACTACCGCTCATTGTTTATGGAG AATGAGGAGGGCCAGAGTGATCCCTTTGTGCAAAAGCTGTGGCAACAGTATGTGATTGAGAAGGATGAGTACTTACGTGAACTAAAGCAGGAGCTGGGCCTGGAACT CCATAATGAGGTGACCCTATCCAAGATGCGTAGGGCCTTGATGAACATTGATCCCAGCCTGGACAAGCAGACTTTGAGCACCTACCTGAGCCAGGCATTTCAGCTCCCCATATCAGAACTTCCAGAGGAAGGCAACGAGGCGGAGGAGGGCACCAAGCTATGTCTCAGGCTTGTACTGGAACAGCTTCAGGTGGCTGATGTCAAGCGCATAGGGCCTCGAGACATAGAGCCTACAAGCTAG
- the Thap11 gene encoding THAP domain-containing protein 11: MPGFTCCVPGCYNNSHRDKALHFYTFPKDAELRRLWLKNVSRAGVSGCFSTFQPTTGHRLCSVHFQGGRKTYTVRVPTIFPLRGVNERKVARRPAGAAAARRRQQQQQHQQQQHQQQQQPSPSASTGQTAQLQPNLVSASAAVLLTLQAAVDSSQAPGSVPPAPTTPTGEDVKPIDLTVQVEFAAAEGAAAAAAASELEAATAGLEAAECPMGPQLVVVGEEGFPDTGSDHSYSLSSGTTEEELLRKLNEQRDILALMEVKMKEMKGSIRHLRLTEAKLREELREKDRLLAMAVIRKKHGM; encoded by the coding sequence ATGCCTGGCTTTACGTGCTGCGTACCGGGCTGCTACAACAACTCTCACCGGGACAAGGCGCTGCACTTCTACACGTTTCCCAAGGACGCTGAACTGCGGCGCCTCTGGCTCAAGAACGTGTCCCGTGCGGGCGTCAGTGGGTGCTTCTCCACCTTCCAGCCCACCACGGGCCACCGTCTTTGCAGCGTTCACTTCCAGGGCGGCCGCAAGACCTATACGGTGCGCGTTCCCACCATCTTCCCACTGCGCGGCGTCAATGAGCGCAAAGTAGCGCGCAGACCCGCGGGGGCCGCGGCCGCCCGCCGCAGGCAGCAACAACAGCAGCACCAGCAACAGCAGcatcaacagcaacaacaacccTCGCCATCCGCCTCCACTGGCCAGACCGCCCAGTTGCAGCCAAACCTGGTGTCTGCCTCCGCGGCCGTGCTCCTCACCCTTCAGGCCGCTGTAGACAGCAGCCAAGCTCCGGGATCCGTGCCGCCTGCGCCCACCACTCCCACTGGAGAAGATGTGAAGCCCATCGACCTTACAGTGCAAGTGGAGTTCGCAGCCGCAGAGGGCGCAGCCGCCGCAGCTGCCGCGTCAGAGCTAGAGGCTGCTACAGCGGGTCTGGAGGCCGCGGAGTGCCCTATGGGCCCCCAGTTGGTGGTAGTAGGGGAAGAGGGCTTTCCAGATACTGGCTCCGACCATTCGTACTCGTTGTCGTCTGGCACCACGGAGGAGGAGCTCCTGCGCAAACTGAACGAGCAGCGGGACATCCTGGCGCTGATGGAAGTGAAGATGAAAGAGATGAAGGGTAGCATCCGCCACTTGCGTCTCACCGAGGCCAAGCTGCGCGAAGAACTTCGTGAGAAGGATCGTCTGCTTGCCATGGCTGTCATCCGTAAGAAGCACGGAATGTGA
- the Cenpt gene encoding centromere protein T, translating into MADNWDSEPTIRTVLQRVLDNADSRTPRRPRSSWAGAQRALLKTSSSRRLSSRTKTSAKQRSHGVRSIGRLAHIQVIGNLKEQTPRTLVENILITAPKSSILTPEAVVKPVPALQVVQPSRRESSQGSLELQLPELEPPTTLAAGLPASDRKKQRLRLSVFQQEVDQGLPHLQEHPENADAPSLTSSFNLTFATPLKPQSVRRPGLARRPPRPRAIDVGALLQDLQDNSLALAPPDTVLEDTQPFSQPLVGCSPSVHRSLPNPFPTGTEDAERTTGDRTQSSGPGLQNHKVMEAEESQETMEAEEPEGSSEDENTSDRPASPQLASSTPRFLQAKRLHSILEPAPPPDVAVLSSETREPVSARLTPRPRTAGSRPRQDSYKAGLNHYAKLFSFYAKMPMERKAFEMVEKCLNKYFQHLCNDLEVFAAHAGRKTVRPEDLELLMRRQGLITDQVSLYVLVERHLPLEYRQLLIPCAFSGNSVFPVQ; encoded by the exons ATGGCCGACAACTGGGACAGCGAGCCTACTATTCGCACGGTCCTGCAGCGCGTGCTGGATAACGCGGATTCGCGTACCCCACGGCGACCCCGGAGTTCCTGGGCTGG TGCCCAGAGAGCCCTACTTAAAACATCTTCCTCCAGGAGGCTGAGTAGCAGAACAAAGACATCTGCCAAACAGCGTTCCCATGGAGTCAGG TCTATTGGCAGACTGGCCCACATTCAAGTCATTGGTAACCTAAAGGAACAGACACCCCGGACTCTGGTAGAGAACATCCTAATAACTG CCCCAAAATCTTCCATCCTCACACCAGAGGCCGTAGTGAAGCCAGTGCCAGCACTGCAGGTGGTCCAACCCTCCAGAAGGGAAAGCAGTCAGGGCAG CCTGGAGCTACAACTTCCTGAACTTGAGCCCCCCACAACCCTGGCTGCAGGTCTGCCAGCCTCTGACAGGAAGAAGCAGAGGTTGAGATTGTCAGTGTTTCAGCAGGAAGTAGACCAGGGCCTGCCTCACTTGCAAG AGCATCCTGAAAATGCTGATGCCCCATCCCTTACCAG CTCCTTCAACCTGACTTTTGCTACACCTCTTAAGCCACAGTCAGTGAGGAGACCTGGTTTGGCTCGCAGACCTCCCCGCCCCCGTGCTATAGATGTGGGTGCCTTGTTGCAGGATCTGCAAGATAATTCCTTGGCCTTGGCTCCTCCAG ACACTGTACTGGAAGACACCCAGCCATTCTCACAGCCCTTGGTTGGCTGCTCCCCCAGTGTACATCGCTCTCTGCCCAACCCCTTTCCTACTGGTACTGAAGATGCTGAGAGGACTACGGGGGACAGGACACAGAGCAGTGGACCTGGGCTACAGAACCACA AAGTAATGGAAGCAGAGGAATCCCAGGAGACTATGGAGGCAGAGGAGCCAGAAGGATCTTCAGAGGATGAGAACACCTCTGACAGGCCAG CAAGTCCACAATTGGCATCCAGCACACCCAGGTTCCTTCAGGCCAAGCGACTGCATTCAATTCTTGAGCCAGCCCCACCGCCTGATGTTGCAGT CTTGTCTTCAGAGACTAGGGAGCCTGTGTCAGCCCGGCTTACCCCCAGACCCCGAACTGCTGGCTCCAGGCCCCGTCAAGATTCCTACAAGGCTGGACTGAACCACTATGCAAAACTCTTCAGCTTCTATGCTAAGATGCCCATGGAGAGGAAGGCTTTTGAAATGGTGGAGAAATG CTTAAACAAGTATTTCCAGCACCTTTGCAATGACCTGGAGGTATTTGCTGCTCATGCTGGCCGAAAGACTGTGAGGCCAGAAGACCTGGAACTGTTGATGCGACG GCAGGGCCTGATCACTGACCAAGTCTCATTGTATGTGCTTGTGGAACGACACCTACCCCTGGAGTACCGGCAGCTGCTCATCCCCTGTGCATTCAGTGGGAATTCTGTCTTCCCTGTGCAGTAG